The following are from one region of the Hyla sarda isolate aHylSar1 chromosome 6, aHylSar1.hap1, whole genome shotgun sequence genome:
- the PDGFB gene encoding platelet-derived growth factor subunit B isoform X3 → MVQINSVLWQEDKNKKGGPHSKRNVREDHRRICQVYSRHKKVAADRIHEEDDVYELNRNEARSWPRGNSSHSRVIRSVDVEQAQLAQCKTRTEVFEITRNLVDPTNANFVVQPSCVEVQRCSGCCNSRNMKCVPIRKHIRHVQVKKIVLHRTMKKIEHVPVALEDHVECKCEPINPVSVRSHHPVSEHRIIAAVTATTPPPTTISRKEESQVRQFKRKNRKFKHLPSKKEQRHLLTT, encoded by the exons ATGGTTCAAATTAATAGTGTGCTATGGCAGGAAGACAAGAACAAAAAAG ggGGACCCCATTCCAAGAGAAATGTTCGAGAAGATCACAGGAGGATCTGTCAAGTCTATAGCAGACATAAAAAGGTTGCTGCAGATAGAATCC ATGAAGAGGACGATGTATACGAGCTAAACAGGAATGAAGCAAGAAGCTGGCCTAGGGGCAATTCCAGCCACTCCCGGGTCATTCGTAGCGTAG ATGTAGAACAAGCTCAGCTCGCACAGTGCAAAACAAGAACAGAGGTTTTCGAAATCACTCGCAATCTGGTTGATCCAACCAATGCTAACTTTGTGGTTCAGCCATCATGTGTGGAGGTGCAGAGGTGCTCCGGATGTTGCAACTCAAGGAACATGAAATGTGTGCCAATTCGCAAACACATCCGACATGTCCAG GTGAAGAAAATTGTGCTTCATCGAACCATGAAAAAAATCGAACATGTTCCAGTTGCATTAGAAGACCATGTGGAGTGCAAGTGTGAGCCTATCAACCCGGTATCTGTAAGAAGTCACCACCCTGTCAGCGAACACAGGATAATAGCAG CAGTAACTGCAACCACTCCGCCTCCAACCACTATAAGTCGTAAAGAGGAGTCTCAGGTACGACAGTTCAaacgaaaaaatagaaaattcaaGCATCTACCCAGCAAGAAGGAGCAGAGACATCTACTCACCACGTAG
- the PDGFB gene encoding platelet-derived growth factor subunit B isoform X2, with product MNLGGLLMSIWLLHMVRAEGDPIPREMFEKITGGSVKSIADIKRLLQIESVDEEDDVYELNRNEARSWPRGNSSHSRVIRSVDVEQAQLAQCKTRTEVFEITRNLVDPTNANFVVQPSCVEVQRCSGCCNSRNMKCVPIRKHIRHVQVKKIVLHRTMKKIEHVPVALEDHVECKCEPINPVSVRSHHPVSEHRIIAVTATTPPPTTISRKEESQVRQFKRKNRKFKHLPSKKEQRHLLTT from the exons ATGAATCTTGGGGGTCTGCTAATGTCTATTTGGCTTCTGCATATGGTTCGTGCTGAG ggGGACCCCATTCCAAGAGAAATGTTCGAGAAGATCACAGGAGGATCTGTCAAGTCTATAGCAGACATAAAAAGGTTGCTGCAGATAGAATCCGTAG ATGAAGAGGACGATGTATACGAGCTAAACAGGAATGAAGCAAGAAGCTGGCCTAGGGGCAATTCCAGCCACTCCCGGGTCATTCGTAGCGTAG ATGTAGAACAAGCTCAGCTCGCACAGTGCAAAACAAGAACAGAGGTTTTCGAAATCACTCGCAATCTGGTTGATCCAACCAATGCTAACTTTGTGGTTCAGCCATCATGTGTGGAGGTGCAGAGGTGCTCCGGATGTTGCAACTCAAGGAACATGAAATGTGTGCCAATTCGCAAACACATCCGACATGTCCAG GTGAAGAAAATTGTGCTTCATCGAACCATGAAAAAAATCGAACATGTTCCAGTTGCATTAGAAGACCATGTGGAGTGCAAGTGTGAGCCTATCAACCCGGTATCTGTAAGAAGTCACCACCCTGTCAGCGAACACAGGATAATAGCAG TAACTGCAACCACTCCGCCTCCAACCACTATAAGTCGTAAAGAGGAGTCTCAGGTACGACAGTTCAaacgaaaaaatagaaaattcaaGCATCTACCCAGCAAGAAGGAGCAGAGACATCTACTCACCACGTAG
- the PDGFB gene encoding platelet-derived growth factor subunit B isoform X1, whose protein sequence is MNLGGLLMSIWLLHMVRAEGDPIPREMFEKITGGSVKSIADIKRLLQIESVDEEDDVYELNRNEARSWPRGNSSHSRVIRSVDVEQAQLAQCKTRTEVFEITRNLVDPTNANFVVQPSCVEVQRCSGCCNSRNMKCVPIRKHIRHVQVKKIVLHRTMKKIEHVPVALEDHVECKCEPINPVSVRSHHPVSEHRIIAAVTATTPPPTTISRKEESQVRQFKRKNRKFKHLPSKKEQRHLLTT, encoded by the exons ATGAATCTTGGGGGTCTGCTAATGTCTATTTGGCTTCTGCATATGGTTCGTGCTGAG ggGGACCCCATTCCAAGAGAAATGTTCGAGAAGATCACAGGAGGATCTGTCAAGTCTATAGCAGACATAAAAAGGTTGCTGCAGATAGAATCCGTAG ATGAAGAGGACGATGTATACGAGCTAAACAGGAATGAAGCAAGAAGCTGGCCTAGGGGCAATTCCAGCCACTCCCGGGTCATTCGTAGCGTAG ATGTAGAACAAGCTCAGCTCGCACAGTGCAAAACAAGAACAGAGGTTTTCGAAATCACTCGCAATCTGGTTGATCCAACCAATGCTAACTTTGTGGTTCAGCCATCATGTGTGGAGGTGCAGAGGTGCTCCGGATGTTGCAACTCAAGGAACATGAAATGTGTGCCAATTCGCAAACACATCCGACATGTCCAG GTGAAGAAAATTGTGCTTCATCGAACCATGAAAAAAATCGAACATGTTCCAGTTGCATTAGAAGACCATGTGGAGTGCAAGTGTGAGCCTATCAACCCGGTATCTGTAAGAAGTCACCACCCTGTCAGCGAACACAGGATAATAGCAG CAGTAACTGCAACCACTCCGCCTCCAACCACTATAAGTCGTAAAGAGGAGTCTCAGGTACGACAGTTCAaacgaaaaaatagaaaattcaaGCATCTACCCAGCAAGAAGGAGCAGAGACATCTACTCACCACGTAG